ACGACGTTGCGTGTCCGATCGCGGTGGTGTACGGCGAGCGGGACGCGACTGTCGACGCCGAGGCGGTCGCCGATCGGGCTCGGGCACGCGGCGGCGAGGTCCGGACCCTCCCCGCGGACCACCACTTCGTGGGCCAGACCGCAAACGCCGGCGACACCGTCGCCGATCTTTTTACACACGCCGCTCGCGATCGCTGATGAGCGACGTCCGTCGGGTCCCCAGCTGTGTGGACCGCCCGGGCATCAGTGCGTCGCCATAGCGATCCTCGCGAAGGTGTCTCGATCGGGCCACGTTCCGGCTCGGGTGGTCACCCCGGTGATGAAATCGAGCAGCTGCGCCGTCTGCCGGGGCAGCGGCGTCGGCCTGACCTCCTGGACAGTCTCGTGATACTTGAGGAGCCTCAGCTCCGCGAACGACAATAGCGACTGAATACAGATGTTAGGTACCTCAACGGGAATGCCGCCAGAGGCGGCGTTAATGAATGTCGTCTTGGGATTTAGGCGAAAGGGTTGAAGCCTAGGCCGGGATTTGAACCCGGGCTCTCGTCCTTACCAAGGACGCGCTTTACCGCTAAGCTACCCAGGCACTCAGGGTGCGTACACCCCGTTTTTCCGCCGTCTGCACTCGATTCTATTACACAACCGTATAAGAATGTGATGAAAGCCACCGGGCGTGCCGTACTGTGACGTGCCAAAGAAATAATCGAACCCCATCTGAAGCTCCCACCCTCGATGAAATTAACCACTCATTCAGTCGTTCGTCAAGCAATTTCGGGCGCAATACCCCCGGTTAGAAATCAGAAAGTGAAGCGACCTCGCCACCCCGCTTGTTTTTTTCAATCTGAACATCCGTATCCTCCACAGGGCTGTGTGACACCTCATAACCCTCCTCAGTTTCTCGAATATCGGAAACCGAGTAGAACTGAATCGGCTTCTCTTGTTTCGTCGTGACGGGGAAATCGTAGTTGTCGGCCCGGTACTTGCACTCCTTCCCCTCGGAGAGACGCTCCTCGAGAAACTCGCTGTGTTCGTCCAACCGCCGTTTGACGACCTCACGCGAGTATTCAGGAACGTTTTCGACTCGGTGCTCAAACAACTGAACGAACTCCTCGTCCAGTTCGTATCCGACGGAGTTTCGCCCCGCGACCATCGCGGCGAACGAGGTCGTGCCCGTTCCCCAAAATGGGTCAAGCACCGTGTCTCCGTAGACAGAATACATATTGATGAGCCGATACGGGATCTCGAATGGATACGCCGCAGACCGCTCTCTCAATTCGTTTCGTTCGAGGAATTGAATCTCCCCCTTGATATCCGTCCAAACGTCGGAGAACCACTGGTTCCGTTCTTCCCAAAAATACGCCGAATTATACCGCCGTTCCGACCCCGGCTCGAAGGTTCGACTCTCCTTCCCGTTACGGAAGACGAGGATGTACTCGTGTTCGAGTGTGACGTATGCGTTGGGCGGGAGCATACCTGAGCCCATAAATTTGGCTCCCGAATTGACGGGCTTGCGCCACAGAAGTTCGGGCAGAGGCTCGAAGCCGAGATCTTCGAAGGCGTTGATGATTCGAGAATGGTTCTGGAAAACACGAAAACTTCCGTCCACTTTTCGTGTTGCGTCACCGATATTGATACACGCAATGCCGCCATCAATCAGTACCCGGCTGACTTCTTTCCAGACCTTCTCGAGCTCCTCGTGCATCTGTGAGGCGGCGGCGTGCCCCTCGCCCGCTTCGAGAGAAGCTGTTATTTCCGGGTTGAGTTCGGAGAATAGCTCGTCCCACATCTCGATCATGGGATAGGGCGGAGAGGTAACGACCAGTTCGACGGAGTCGTCGTCTGTCTTTGAAAGCGAGCGAGAGTCTCCGGTAACGATGCAGTGAGTCGTCTCCATCGAGTACGACTTCACCGCGTTACCGTCTTAATTTTTCGTGAGAACGAGTCAGTGCAGACCCTCATCGGGTTCGTGTGAACGACCCTACTCTACTTTATTTTACCCTACCTACTCGCTCCGGCTGAGCCGTTCGCTCCCCGGTTAGCACTCCGCGTCGATACTTCGTTGTGAGCATCAGATGGGAGTGAAGTGAATATGTGGAGTGCGCTCCCGAATCGAGGTCGTATTCCATTGGGCTCAGCCGATACTGCGTTGCCCTGCTACAAAACGCGACGACGACACACTACGTGCCCGACGACCGGGAACCGGCGGCCGTCCGATCGGGGCTTGCGCCCGCCGCCGAGATCCGCTCCGCGACGCCGCCGAGGGCCGCCTCGGTCTCGGGTAAGGGATCGGTTCCCAGCTCTTCGGCGAGTTCGTCGGCAACGGTATCGACCGGCTCCGGGATCGAACCGAGGGCGACGTCCGCACCCGCTCTGACCGCGATCCGGACGAAGTCCGCCTCGAGCCGTCGGTCGAGTTCGGCCGGAGCCACGTCGGTCTCCCGGAGCGTCTGGTCCCGTCCGAAGTGCCGGACGGCATCGACGACGTCCATCGCGACGCCAGTGTGGGCGAGGTACTCGAATCCGCGAGCGACGAGCACCTCGGCGGCGATCGCATTCATATCACCTTCCCCCCTGTCGCCGTTCGACCACGGGTCGGTGTGGATGAGATCCCGCGACAGCCGGAGCCCTTCGTAACTCATCTGGACCCCGGCGCCCCGGCGCGAAGCGGTGTCGAGGTCGACCGACTCGTCGAGCGCCGTCGCCGTCACGACGGTGAGTGTACCGGGGGTCATCGACGCCGACTCGAGCACTCCCTCGAGGCGTTTCCGGAGGGCTTCGGGGACGATGTCGCCGATCCCCTCGCTGAACGCGGCCCGGGCGTGCGCGGTTTCGTCCATCTGCCATTCGGTAGGGACGGGAGGGGCAAATCAGTTTGGAAAGCGTGAACGTGCCGCCGAGGAAGCCGGATCGGCGACCGCCGCGTGACCGCAGCACTTACTGCCCGTTCCGTCCCCCGTTCGGTGATGATCGACATTGACGATCAGGGGGCGATCCGAGTCGTTACGCTCGATCGCCCGGACAGGCGAAACGCGCTCACCCCGGCCGGGCTAGAGGCGCTCGAGACGGCCGTCGCCGATCCCCCTGCTCCGGTGGTGTATCTCCGCGGCGCGGGGGAGGCATTCAGCGCCGGTGCCGACTTGGACTCCGTCGCGGCGCTTGCCGGCGACGCCGACGCCGATGTCGAGGCGTTCGTTCGCCGGGGCCAGCGTACTGCCGACGCCATCGAGACCAGTCCCGCAGTCGTGGTCGCCGGTATCGACGGGGCGGCCCGCGGTGGCGGCGTCGAACTCGCGCTGGCCTGCGACCTACGGATCGCGACCCCTCACGCGACGTTCGCCGAACCCGGTGTGACGTTCGGGCTGTTCGGCGCTTGGGGTGGGACCGTCCGGCTCCCCGAGACCGTCGGCCTCGGGGACGCGCTCGACATCTCGCTCTCCGGACGAGTCATCGATAGCGAGGAGGCCCGTCGTATCGGTCTCGTCTCGCGGATCGTCGAGGAGCCCCGGGCCGTTGTCGAGGAGATCGCCGAGAACGACCCCGCTGCTCTCGAGGCGGTGAAGGCGTGTCTCAGAGGTCGGGAAAACAAAGCCGAGCGGGAGGACAGCGAGGTCGCCGCGTTCGAGGCGCTCGTCGAGACGCACGCCGAGACGCTTCGGGACCTCGGTGGGTCGTCGTAGCGGTGCGGCGGTCGACGGCGCGCGGGCGCCAGCGCCGTCGGCCGGTCGGGCCGTTTATAAGGACTCTGGTGCCGGCGGCATCGAGCGCTTGTGCGCGCTGGTCTCGTGGAGTTCGACGACGCGGTCGACGGCCTCCTCGGGTACGTCGAGCGTCTCGACAGTCGCGTGTTTCGACAGCGGGCCGTGGACGTGCAGTGCCAGGATAGCGTCGAGGTCGTCGTAGTCGAGGCCCATCTCCTCTTCGTCCGTCTGGCCCTCCCACATCGCCGCCGTCGGCGTTCGGGTGACTAGGTCCTCGGGGACCCCGAGTTCGCGGGCGAGCTGGCGGACCTGACACTTGTACAGGTTCCCGACCGGGTTGCAGTCGACCGCTTGGTCGCCGTACTTGGTGTAGTATCCGGTCGCGGCCTCGGAGCGGTTGCCCGTGCCGAGGACGACGCGGTTTTCGGCGTTGGCGACGAAGTAGTTCAACACGGCCCGGGTTCGGACCCGGACGTTGCCGAGCGCCATCCGATCCTCGGCGGCGTGGTCGGGTGCGGCGTCGACGAACGCGTCGACGATCGGGTTGATGTCGACGGTGTCGTACTCGATGTCGAGCGCCTCGGCGACCCGTTCGGCGTCGGTCTCGTCGGCATCGGGGTTCACGGAACTCGGCATCAGGAGGCCGTGAACCGCGTCGGCACCCAACGCCTCGACGGCCAGATAGGCCGTCGTCGTCGAGTCGATCCCCCCCGAGAGGCCGATGACTGCCCCTTCCGCCCCGGCGTCGTCGACGATATCGGCGATGAACTCGACGATGTGGTCGCGTCTCGCTTCGAGTTCGTCGTCCGAGAACAACAGTTCGACGCCCGTCTCTTTCTGTAACAGCTCTGCGTCCGTCATTACTTTCTGTTGGGTCTCTCAGCACTAATACTCTCCCGTCGGTCCCGTGTTTTTGGACGGTCGTTCGATATGGTCTCGGTGCCGCGGACGCGCAGATCCGAGACGCTACGTTCAAGTACGCCGGGGCGGAACACCCGTGTGCGCGCCGTTGGTCCAGTGGTAGGACATTAGCTTCCCAAGCTAATAGCCCGGGTTCAATTCCCGGACGGCGCACTACAGGTACGCGCAGTATTGCAGTTTCCCCTATCGATTCACTCGAGATTAGTGCATTCCCCGAAGTCAATTTGTTCAGTTGACTCTAAAACCACCATACAGCGATTGCTTCGAGGCCAACTGATTGGATATCTTTCACAGATGTCTAATAAAATCGGTGGTTTTATCATCTTATAATATATAAGCGGACTCGCTTCGATCGGCCTTTTTAAACAATTTGAAGAATCGTACGACAGGACTCATGTGAATCCGGCCACAAGAGTGCGACGTGGCAACTATACGTACGAGCGAGGATCCACGCATCCGGATCGACACGCTACGGTCGGCTCTGGGAGGCGACCACACCGTGCGTTCGACCGACCTCTCCTCGACCGAGCGGGTCGTCGAGGCGGCACGAGAGACCGACGCGCTCGTCGTCGACACCGGCGTTCCGGTCCCGGCAGCAGTCTTCGACGCCTGTGAGCGTCTCGACGTCGTCGCCCGTGCCGGGACGGGCGTCGACAACATCGACATCGCGGCGGCCGACGACGCCGGCGTAACAGTGACGAACGTGCCGGAGTACTGCACCGAAGAGGTCTCGACGCACGCAGTCTCGTTGCTTTTGACGCTCTTTCGGGACGTAGAGGGCTACGATCGGGCGATAGAGGACGGACGATGGGACTGGACCGACGGCCAACCGATTCGTCGCCTCTCCGAACAGACGGTCGGGTTTCACTCCTTCGGCGGCATCGCCAGACGGACGGCGGAGAAGTTAGCCGGCTTCGGCTGTGAGTTGATCGCTTCCGACCCGTACGTCGATGCCGACGAGATGGCGGCACACGGTGTCGAAAAAGTACCGTTCGGGGACCTCCTAGAGACGGCCGATCACGTCTCGGTTCACGCCCCCCTGACCGAGGAAACGCGCCACAGTTTCGACCGCGACGCGTTCGAGCGGATGCGCGAAACGGCGATTCTCGTCAACGTCGGTCGCGGCCCGATCGTCGATCAGTCGGCGCTTCGTCGGGCGCTCGACGCCGGGGAGATCGCCGCCGCGGGCCTCGACGTGTTGAACGAGGAGCCGCCGGTTGATTCCGAACTCGTCGGCCACGACGACGTGGTCGTGACGCCGCACGCGGCGTTTTACTCCGAGGATTCGCTCGTGAGTCTCAACGAGCACATCGCTGAGGACGTTCGCGACGTGTTCGCGGGCGACCGGCCCGATGGCTTCGTCGACCCGAACGCAGCGGTGCTCTGATCGCTCGGCTTCGCCGTCGGCCCGTACGGGACCTCGACCGTGCCGAGTCGACCCTACCCCCCGCCGAAGGACACTCGCGCTTCAGCGCCGAGACGAAACGTCAGCGCGGAAGAGATATCACAGCCGATTACAGGCCTCGTCGACCCCGTCCTCACAGAGTCGCTGTAGCGTATGGCACGCTCTGTCGTTTCCGTCACTGCACTCTTTTCGAAGGAGCTCCATATTTATCTGGTCCATGTGTGCTATGTCGTACCATGTCTCACACCCCATTACTATTTAAATCTTGTGGCCACGCTCCGAAGCGGCGACGGCTCGAACACCCGTCGGACGGGGCTGAATCACTGATCCGGCGGGCCGTGCAGTTCCCCTTGCGGCGAGTGCCCGGGCCGGTGCTCCCCCGCCGGACGTCTGCCGGAGTACGACGAACAGGTCGTCTCACTCGATGCTCGGTGTCACCGTCACGGATACCGATCGCTCACAGGGACCGTCGCACTCGATCAGGAGGATCGACTGCCAGGTGCCGAGGGCGAGTGCCCCGTCACGAACCGGTACGGAGACGTCTCGGCCCAGAACCGACGACCGGAGGTGTGCGTCAGCGTTGCCGTCGAGTGCGTCGTGGCGCCACCCGCTGGGGGCCGACAGTTCGGCGACGAACGCCTTGACGTCCTCTATCAGCCGCGGTTCGGCCTCGTTGATCGACACCGCCGCCGTGGTGTGCTCGGCGAAGACGGTACAGAGACCCCGTTCGACCGTCTGAATTTCGGCCTCGATGCGTTCGGTCACGTCCACGACGTCGATGCGGTCCTCGGTACTGACGCGTAGCTCCATCGGACGCCCCTGTTGGCTCGCTCGATACATATATCCGTGGCCGCCTCACTCCGCCGACTCGAGGAAGGCTGCGGCCCGTTCGCGGCCGCGATCGATCAGCTCCGGAACGAACACCGGATCGCGATCCAGTTTCGTCGCGGAACTGTACCCGCCCTCAAGGACCAACCGGCGTATCTCCGGCGTCGTGAACCGGTCGGCCGGGAGCATCCCCGCCTCGACCCACTCGGTTACCCGCTCGACGAACGCCAACTCCTGGTTCAGTGAGATGTTCCCGGACAGTTCGTTGCGCCGGTCGGTGATCGTGTCGAGCCGTCTCGGTTCCGTGTCCGTCGACTGGTCGTCGATCTGGACGATCCACACTTCCTCGGGCTTTCGCTCCGGCAGCTGGTGGAGGAGGTCTCTCGCCGGCGGGTTCTGGCTGAACAGCCCGTCCCAGCGATAGTGGCCGTCGATTTCGATCGCCCGATAGAGGTTGGGCACGGCGGCGGCGAGAACCGCCTCGACGGTGACCGCCTCGTTGACGAACGTCTCGAACTCACCCGAGTCGACGGTGACTGTCCCGACGACGAGCTCGGGGGCGGTTCGCTCGCAGCATCCGGGGATCTCGTCGAAATCGACGTAGCGTTCGAGCACCTCTCGGATGCACTACCTCTCGGATGCACTGCTTGCCGAGTTCGGTCCCGGGGAGCCGACAGGGGCTACCTCTTGGGATCGGCGTGCCACCGTTTTGGAGGGAAGAGACGGTACACAGCCAGCCGTTTATGACTCGGCCGACCCCGTCGTCCGCCGCGGGGTCGTGCCGGACGTCGGCCACCGTTGCCGTGGCGGCGGCACGGCCGTCCGCGAGCAAATTATAAAACGTTCCATTCCAGCACGACGCCCGAATCGAGGCGTTCGACGGCTTCGAGCGCCAACTCCGGGAACTCCGAGACGAACCCCTCGCCGTCGGCGAGCGTCGGCGCGTCCCGCCCGCCGATCACTGTGTCCCCGACGTAGACGGTCAGTTCGTCGACGAGGCCTGCCTCGAACAGCGAGAAGATCACCTCGCCGCCCCCCTCGACGAGCAGGCGCTCGATCCCCACCGATTCGAGGCCGTCGAGCGCCCCCGAGAGGTCGACTCGCTCCTCGCCTGCGACGACGGGCGTCCCTCCGGCGTCCTCTACCGCCGCCCGCCGCGTGTCGGGAGCCGCCTCGCTCGCCAGCACGTACGTCTCCGGTTTGCCCGCCAGTATCGCGGCGTTCGCGGGCGTCCGACACGTCGAATCGACGACGACGCGGGCGGGTGGCGACGCGTCTTCCCCCCGGATCGACGCCCGGTGGGTCTCGTCGTGGCGGACGAGCGAGGGGTCGTCCGCGAGCACGGTGCCGATGCCGACCGCGACGGCGTCGGCCTCGGCGCGGAGCCGGTCGACCCTGTCGAAGTCTTCGTCACCGCTGATCGCGATCTGTTCGCGCCGCCGCGAGGAGAGTTTGCCGTCGGCGCTCGTGGCGGCGTTGACGGAGACGTACATATCGGTTGTGGGGCCGCCGCCGTCAAAACGGTTGGCGCTTCAGCGGTCGTCGCCGTTGCCGTTGTCGGTCTCGCCGTCGCCGGAGCCGCGCGGTAACTCGCCGCTCGCACGCATCGCCCCCCGCCGGAGGACGCCCCGCAACGTCCGGGCCTCGCGGCCGGTCGGGTGCGCGCGCGCGAGCAGCCGCCGGAACAGCCGTTCGGTCTTCGGGATCTTCTCTTCGGGGTGGCCGACGTCGTGGAGGTACTCCGAGAACGTCGCATAGAGCCCCTCTATCTCGTGTTCGTCGGCACGGTCGTGGGACTCCGGGGGGTGTTGGGTCTCTGCGACCGTCAGCCCGCGGAGTTCATAGAGGACGACCGTCGCCGCCTGTGCGAGATTCAACACGGGGTACTCGCCGCTGGCGGGGATCGAACAGATGCGATCCAAGACGGCGAGTTCGTCGTTCGTCAGCCCGACGCGCTCGCGGCCGAAGACAACGCAGACGTCGGCGTCGACTCCCTCGAGTTCCCTCGGGAGGTCGGCCGGTTCGACGAACGGATACCGGACGTGTTTCCGGGCGTCTTGATTCGTCGTCGCCGTGCAGGCGACCGTATAAAAGCGCTCCGTGAGGTACTCGAAGCCGACCTCGGTGGCGTTCGGGAGGACGTCCTCGCGGGCGTGGCCGGCGAACCCATAGGCCTCCCCGTCCGGGTCGAGTTCGGGGGGATCGACGAGGTACAGCTCCGAAAGCCCGAAGTTCTTCAT
The genomic region above belongs to Natronomonas moolapensis 8.8.11 and contains:
- a CDS encoding enoyl-CoA hydratase/isomerase family protein codes for the protein MIDIDDQGAIRVVTLDRPDRRNALTPAGLEALETAVADPPAPVVYLRGAGEAFSAGADLDSVAALAGDADADVEAFVRRGQRTADAIETSPAVVVAGIDGAARGGGVELALACDLRIATPHATFAEPGVTFGLFGAWGGTVRLPETVGLGDALDISLSGRVIDSEEARRIGLVSRIVEEPRAVVEEIAENDPAALEAVKACLRGRENKAEREDSEVAAFEALVETHAETLRDLGGSS
- a CDS encoding secondary thiamine-phosphate synthase enzyme YjbQ, producing the protein MELRVSTEDRIDVVDVTERIEAEIQTVERGLCTVFAEHTTAAVSINEAEPRLIEDVKAFVAELSAPSGWRHDALDGNADAHLRSSVLGRDVSVPVRDGALALGTWQSILLIECDGPCERSVSVTVTPSIE
- a CDS encoding C-terminal binding protein; translation: MATIRTSEDPRIRIDTLRSALGGDHTVRSTDLSSTERVVEAARETDALVVDTGVPVPAAVFDACERLDVVARAGTGVDNIDIAAADDAGVTVTNVPEYCTEEVSTHAVSLLLTLFRDVEGYDRAIEDGRWDWTDGQPIRRLSEQTVGFHSFGGIARRTAEKLAGFGCELIASDPYVDADEMAAHGVEKVPFGDLLETADHVSVHAPLTEETRHSFDRDAFERMRETAILVNVGRGPIVDQSALRRALDAGEIAAAGLDVLNEEPPVDSELVGHDDVVVTPHAAFYSEDSLVSLNEHIAEDVRDVFAGDRPDGFVDPNAAVL
- a CDS encoding 2,5-diamino-6-(ribosylamino)-4(3H)-pyrimidinone 5'-phosphate reductase, whose product is MYVSVNAATSADGKLSSRRREQIAISGDEDFDRVDRLRAEADAVAVGIGTVLADDPSLVRHDETHRASIRGEDASPPARVVVDSTCRTPANAAILAGKPETYVLASEAAPDTRRAAVEDAGGTPVVAGEERVDLSGALDGLESVGIERLLVEGGGEVIFSLFEAGLVDELTVYVGDTVIGGRDAPTLADGEGFVSEFPELALEAVERLDSGVVLEWNVL
- a CDS encoding NAD+ synthase, which gives rise to MTDAELLQKETGVELLFSDDELEARRDHIVEFIADIVDDAGAEGAVIGLSGGIDSTTTAYLAVEALGADAVHGLLMPSSVNPDADETDAERVAEALDIEYDTVDINPIVDAFVDAAPDHAAEDRMALGNVRVRTRAVLNYFVANAENRVVLGTGNRSEAATGYYTKYGDQAVDCNPVGNLYKCQVRQLARELGVPEDLVTRTPTAAMWEGQTDEEEMGLDYDDLDAILALHVHGPLSKHATVETLDVPEEAVDRVVELHETSAHKRSMPPAPESL
- a CDS encoding RNA methyltransferase, whose protein sequence is MVDIVVAVVGAETPGNVGSIARSMKNFGLSELYLVDPPELDPDGEAYGFAGHAREDVLPNATEVGFEYLTERFYTVACTATTNQDARKHVRYPFVEPADLPRELEGVDADVCVVFGRERVGLTNDELAVLDRICSIPASGEYPVLNLAQAATVVLYELRGLTVAETQHPPESHDRADEHEIEGLYATFSEYLHDVGHPEEKIPKTERLFRRLLARAHPTGREARTLRGVLRRGAMRASGELPRGSGDGETDNGNGDDR
- a CDS encoding patatin-like phospholipase family protein; its protein translation is MLERYVDFDEIPGCCERTAPELVVGTVTVDSGEFETFVNEAVTVEAVLAAAVPNLYRAIEIDGHYRWDGLFSQNPPARDLLHQLPERKPEEVWIVQIDDQSTDTEPRRLDTITDRRNELSGNISLNQELAFVERVTEWVEAGMLPADRFTTPEIRRLVLEGGYSSATKLDRDPVFVPELIDRGRERAAAFLESAE
- a CDS encoding DUF7114 family protein → MDETAHARAAFSEGIGDIVPEALRKRLEGVLESASMTPGTLTVVTATALDESVDLDTASRRGAGVQMSYEGLRLSRDLIHTDPWSNGDRGEGDMNAIAAEVLVARGFEYLAHTGVAMDVVDAVRHFGRDQTLRETDVAPAELDRRLEADFVRIAVRAGADVALGSIPEPVDTVADELAEELGTDPLPETEAALGGVAERISAAGASPDRTAAGSRSSGT
- a CDS encoding DNA-methyltransferase; amino-acid sequence: METTHCIVTGDSRSLSKTDDDSVELVVTSPPYPMIEMWDELFSELNPEITASLEAGEGHAAASQMHEELEKVWKEVSRVLIDGGIACINIGDATRKVDGSFRVFQNHSRIINAFEDLGFEPLPELLWRKPVNSGAKFMGSGMLPPNAYVTLEHEYILVFRNGKESRTFEPGSERRYNSAYFWEERNQWFSDVWTDIKGEIQFLERNELRERSAAYPFEIPYRLINMYSVYGDTVLDPFWGTGTTSFAAMVAGRNSVGYELDEEFVQLFEHRVENVPEYSREVVKRRLDEHSEFLEERLSEGKECKYRADNYDFPVTTKQEKPIQFYSVSDIRETEEGYEVSHSPVEDTDVQIEKNKRGGEVASLSDF